The proteins below come from a single Geobacillus thermoleovorans genomic window:
- a CDS encoding methylated-DNA--[protein]-cysteine S-methyltransferase has protein sequence MTIEYAVYRSELLGDIYIASDGDAIVKVELFPEEWRAFAGEHPAVKSWSPLLERALRQLDEYFHGRRQAFDLPLKWKGTAFQEEVWAALCRIPYGETATYADIAAQIGRPKAVRAVGQANRANELSILVPCHRVVGKNGALIGYAGSRTDVKAKLLELERRLRR, from the coding sequence ATGACGATTGAATATGCAGTATACCGCTCAGAGCTGCTCGGCGACATTTACATCGCCTCCGACGGCGACGCGATTGTCAAAGTCGAGCTGTTTCCAGAAGAATGGCGCGCGTTCGCCGGCGAACATCCGGCTGTCAAAAGCTGGTCGCCGCTTCTTGAACGCGCGCTTAGGCAGCTGGATGAGTATTTCCACGGTCGACGCCAAGCATTTGACTTGCCGCTGAAGTGGAAGGGAACTGCCTTCCAAGAAGAGGTGTGGGCGGCGCTTTGCCGCATTCCGTACGGTGAGACGGCGACATACGCTGACATCGCCGCGCAAATCGGCCGCCCGAAAGCGGTGCGCGCCGTCGGTCAGGCAAACCGGGCGAATGAACTGTCGATTCTCGTTCCGTGCCACCGCGTTGTCGGCAAAAACGGCGCTCTCATTGGCTATGCTGGAAGCCGCACCGATGTGAAGGCGAAGCTGTTGGAGCTTGAGCGCCGCTTACGTAGATGA
- a CDS encoding ABC transporter permease produces the protein MSQPAVSTTPSKKTAPSILELLYKHGTLLAILAVIAYFGITQDRFFTYENFSDILRSISIVTLVAIGITFSLIVDGFDLSVGSTVSLATIASAAALVLYRQEIFITLLVPLLLGIAVGLLNSLLIVKFKLPDLLATLATMYAINGVQLTYTKGFSIYNDMPLPDGGTAPGKFIPSFLFIGQGELFGVPFSVLLMLFVVIAAHLFLTYTKPGRLFYLTGENREAARLSGIPVNRYRTYAYVISGFFAALGGIVLASRIGTGQVSAGASLLMDSVAAAYIGFSVFGAGKPNVIGTLFGSILMGVLLNGLTMANVPYYAQDIIKGAILVGALALSHWQKK, from the coding sequence ATGAGCCAGCCAGCCGTTTCCACAACGCCGTCGAAAAAAACGGCGCCGTCCATTCTTGAATTGTTGTATAAACACGGCACCTTGCTGGCCATTCTTGCCGTTATCGCCTACTTCGGCATCACGCAAGACCGATTTTTTACGTATGAAAACTTCAGTGACATTTTGCGGTCCATTTCGATCGTGACGCTCGTGGCAATCGGCATTACGTTTTCGCTCATCGTCGATGGCTTCGATTTGTCCGTCGGCTCGACGGTGAGCCTAGCGACGATCGCGAGCGCAGCGGCGCTCGTCCTGTACCGCCAAGAAATTTTCATCACCCTGCTCGTGCCGCTGTTGCTCGGCATTGCTGTCGGGCTCTTGAACTCGTTGTTGATCGTCAAATTCAAATTGCCCGATTTGCTCGCGACGTTGGCGACGATGTACGCCATTAACGGCGTGCAGCTCACCTATACGAAAGGGTTTTCGATCTACAACGACATGCCGCTGCCCGATGGCGGCACGGCGCCGGGCAAATTCATTCCTTCCTTTTTATTTATCGGCCAGGGAGAGCTGTTCGGCGTGCCGTTTTCGGTCTTGCTTATGCTGTTTGTCGTCATTGCCGCTCATCTGTTTTTAACGTACACGAAACCCGGCCGCCTCTTTTATTTGACCGGAGAAAACCGCGAGGCGGCAAGGCTCTCAGGCATCCCGGTCAACCGCTATCGGACATATGCATACGTCATCAGCGGGTTTTTTGCGGCCTTAGGCGGCATCGTCCTTGCCTCGCGCATCGGCACCGGGCAAGTGTCGGCCGGCGCCTCGCTTTTAATGGACAGCGTCGCCGCCGCCTACATCGGCTTTTCCGTCTTTGGCGCCGGCAAGCCGAACGTCATCGGCACATTGTTCGGCTCGATTTTAATGGGCGTGTTGCTGAACGGCTTGACGATGGCAAACGTTCCGTATTACGCCCAAGACATTATAAAAGGCGCCATTTTAGTCGGCGCCCTCGCCTTGTCGCATTGGCAAAAAAAATAA
- a CDS encoding sugar ABC transporter ATP-binding protein: MNGLSMRGMEKSFGAVRVLDGVDFDVRPGEVHALLGMNGAGKSTLMNILAGAIPPDAGTITIDGTIYTFSSPREAKQAGIGLVVQEVDTALFPGLPIYENVAADEFVHVKQRPIRSLRQEKERAAALLRRVGLSLPPTKLVRDCSLHEKQLIVLAKVLSSNARYIILDEPTAALSEAETRRLFAIIDELKQQGVGFIYISHKLKEVQEIADRLTILRDGRVVYHGGARSLPLEDIVLHMTGTKRTAAAKQARTYRSDIAFAARGILIDKTGTTVDLYAHRGEIVGIAGLVGAGKTELAESLIAHRNTSGEWEIDGRRYVFSSPYEAIDAGLCLIPEERRKQGLFLPESVKTNLTVRLLSRLSRWQWISWAKEAAEADGLVRSLGVHPPSSTTVVRHLSGGNQQKVVIGKWLNTNARVFLFDEPTKGIDVHAKQEVFSIIRSLADEGKTVLYFSSEFQELLDICDTIYVMVDGRLLARLPAAELTYEQLVYYCSGGEIHEPASRFHNAVEKNGAVHS, encoded by the coding sequence ATGAACGGGTTGTCAATGCGGGGCATGGAAAAATCGTTTGGCGCCGTGCGCGTGCTCGACGGCGTGGACTTCGACGTTCGTCCTGGCGAAGTCCACGCCCTTTTAGGCATGAACGGCGCCGGCAAAAGCACGCTCATGAACATTTTGGCCGGCGCCATTCCGCCTGACGCTGGTACGATCACGATCGACGGTACGATATACACGTTTTCATCGCCGCGCGAAGCAAAACAAGCCGGCATCGGCCTCGTCGTTCAAGAAGTTGACACAGCGCTCTTTCCCGGCTTGCCGATTTACGAAAATGTAGCGGCGGACGAGTTCGTCCATGTGAAGCAACGGCCGATTCGCTCGCTGCGTCAAGAAAAAGAGCGGGCCGCCGCCCTGCTTCGCCGCGTCGGCCTGTCGTTGCCGCCGACGAAATTGGTTCGCGACTGCTCGCTCCATGAAAAGCAGCTGATTGTGCTCGCCAAAGTGCTGTCATCCAACGCGCGCTATATCATCCTAGACGAACCGACGGCCGCCTTAAGCGAGGCGGAAACAAGGCGTCTGTTTGCCATCATCGATGAACTGAAGCAGCAAGGCGTCGGCTTTATTTACATCTCTCATAAACTGAAAGAAGTTCAGGAGATCGCTGACCGGCTGACGATTTTGCGCGACGGCCGCGTCGTCTATCACGGAGGCGCCCGCAGCCTGCCGCTTGAGGACATCGTCCTTCATATGACTGGAACGAAGCGGACCGCCGCCGCGAAACAAGCACGCACATACAGAAGCGACATCGCGTTTGCCGCCCGCGGAATTTTGATCGACAAAACCGGGACAACAGTCGACCTATACGCCCACCGCGGCGAAATCGTCGGCATCGCTGGCCTCGTCGGCGCCGGCAAGACGGAGCTTGCCGAAAGCCTCATCGCCCACCGGAACACATCCGGCGAGTGGGAAATTGATGGCAGACGCTATGTGTTCTCATCGCCTTATGAAGCCATCGACGCCGGCCTTTGCCTCATCCCGGAAGAACGGCGCAAACAAGGGTTGTTTTTGCCCGAATCAGTGAAAACGAACTTGACCGTCCGCCTTCTTTCCCGCCTGTCGCGCTGGCAATGGATCAGCTGGGCGAAAGAAGCGGCTGAAGCCGACGGGCTCGTCCGCTCGCTAGGTGTTCATCCGCCGTCAAGCACCACCGTCGTTCGCCACTTGAGCGGCGGCAATCAACAAAAAGTCGTCATCGGCAAATGGCTCAACACAAACGCACGCGTCTTTTTGTTTGACGAACCGACCAAAGGGATCGACGTCCATGCGAAGCAAGAGGTGTTTTCCATCATTCGCTCCCTTGCCGATGAAGGAAAAACGGTGCTGTACTTTTCCAGCGAATTTCAAGAGCTGCTTGACATTTGCGACACCATCTACGTGATGGTCGACGGCCGGCTGCTCGCTCGCCTGCCGGCCGCTGAATTGACGTATGAACAGCTTGTTTACTATTGCAGCGGAGGTGAGATCCATGAGCCAGCCAGCCGTTTCCACAACGCCGTCGAAAAAAACGGCGCCGTCCATTCTTGA
- a CDS encoding sugar ABC transporter substrate-binding protein has translation MKRFKALSSLFLLFFAVFSILAGCTHEQDAVSSKPANGAKTTNNKTETTSSHSTATSDEQAAIPEKLKKPVKIVAIMQLSIGTFSSQYIAGVKEQVQKFGGEVQIYNADNDLTKMASYVETAITQNVDAILLDHGRADALEGPVKKAVAKGIPVVAFDNDLNIPGVTVIDQDDYSLAWKTLKTLAEDLNGEGNIVTIWVGGFTPMERRHVIYDAFKKRYPNIKEIAKFGTASANTALDTQTQMEAILKKYPNKGDIDAVFATWDEFAKGATRAIEQAGRTEIKVYGIDLSDEDLQMIQKPNSPWVATTATDPAEVGRVQVRFAYQKIAGEKTPNIYSLEPHLVKRSDLPDKQVSMNELSQYIPGWGQSNVAISPWMKTLEAQVNKK, from the coding sequence ATGAAACGATTTAAGGCCTTATCTTCCCTTTTTCTTCTTTTCTTTGCCGTGTTCTCCATCTTGGCTGGCTGCACACACGAGCAAGATGCCGTTAGCTCCAAGCCAGCCAACGGAGCCAAGACCACGAACAACAAAACGGAAACGACATCCAGCCACTCGACGGCAACAAGCGACGAGCAAGCGGCCATTCCTGAAAAGTTGAAAAAGCCGGTGAAAATCGTCGCCATTATGCAACTGTCCATCGGCACGTTCTCATCGCAATACATCGCCGGCGTCAAAGAACAAGTGCAAAAATTCGGCGGCGAGGTGCAAATTTACAACGCCGACAACGATTTAACCAAAATGGCATCGTACGTTGAGACGGCCATTACACAAAATGTGGACGCCATTTTGCTTGACCACGGCCGCGCCGATGCGCTCGAAGGCCCGGTGAAAAAAGCCGTCGCCAAAGGCATTCCAGTTGTGGCGTTTGACAACGATTTGAACATTCCCGGCGTCACCGTCATCGACCAAGACGACTACAGCCTCGCCTGGAAAACATTAAAAACGCTCGCAGAAGACTTAAACGGGGAAGGCAACATCGTCACGATTTGGGTCGGCGGCTTTACCCCGATGGAACGCCGCCATGTCATTTATGACGCGTTCAAAAAACGCTATCCGAACATTAAAGAAATTGCCAAGTTTGGCACGGCGAGCGCCAACACAGCTTTGGACACACAAACGCAAATGGAAGCGATTTTGAAAAAATACCCGAACAAAGGCGACATTGACGCTGTCTTCGCAACTTGGGACGAGTTCGCCAAAGGGGCGACGCGCGCCATCGAGCAAGCTGGGCGCACGGAAATTAAAGTGTATGGCATCGATTTGAGCGATGAAGACTTGCAAATGATCCAAAAACCAAACAGCCCATGGGTGGCGACAACGGCGACCGACCCAGCCGAAGTCGGCCGCGTCCAAGTGCGGTTCGCGTATCAAAAAATCGCTGGAGAAAAAACGCCGAACATTTACTCGCTTGAGCCGCATTTAGTGAAACGGTCCGATCTTCCGGACAAACAAGTGTCGATGAATGAGCTTTCGCAATACATCCCGGGCTGGGGGCAATCCAATGTCGCCATCTCGCCGTGGATGAAAACGTTGGAAGCCCAGGTGAACAAAAAATGA
- the mtnA gene encoding S-methyl-5-thioribose-1-phosphate isomerase, with the protein MSTFAIPRSVEWRETHVTILNQQKLPSIIEYIDLHTLEDVYEAIATLKVRGAPAIGITAAYGLALAALRYDTESLDEFRRRLKRDRDYLASARPTAVNLFWALDRLVTAAADALSVNEAKTTLVHEAIRIQVEDEDVCRRIGEHALSLFRPGERVMTICNAGSIATARYGTALAPFYLAKEKGIELSVYALETRPVLQGARLTAWELMQAGVDVTLITDNMAAQAIKAKGIGAIIVGADRIAQNGDTANKIGTFGLALLAKSFDIPFYVAAPLSTIDLTTKTGADIPIEERHPDEVTHIAGVRIAPEGVNVYNPAFDVTPNELITAIITEKGIIRGNYNATLPSLFTKEEQHETI; encoded by the coding sequence ATGAGCACCTTTGCCATCCCACGCTCCGTTGAATGGCGCGAGACGCATGTGACGATTTTAAACCAGCAAAAGCTTCCATCCATCATCGAATATATCGACTTGCACACTCTGGAAGACGTCTATGAGGCGATTGCCACGCTGAAAGTGCGCGGCGCGCCGGCGATCGGCATCACCGCCGCCTATGGCCTGGCGCTTGCCGCTTTACGCTACGACACCGAATCGCTCGATGAATTCCGCCGTCGCTTGAAACGAGATCGTGACTACCTAGCCAGTGCCCGGCCGACTGCCGTCAACTTGTTTTGGGCGCTCGATCGGCTCGTCACCGCTGCGGCCGACGCCCTTTCCGTCAACGAGGCCAAAACGACGCTCGTCCACGAAGCGATTCGCATTCAAGTAGAAGACGAGGATGTGTGCCGCCGCATTGGCGAGCATGCCTTGTCGCTCTTCAGGCCCGGCGAGCGGGTGATGACGATTTGCAACGCCGGCTCGATCGCCACCGCCCGCTACGGAACGGCGCTCGCCCCGTTTTATTTGGCGAAAGAAAAAGGAATTGAACTATCCGTTTACGCTCTCGAGACGCGGCCGGTGTTGCAAGGGGCGCGCCTGACCGCTTGGGAACTGATGCAAGCGGGCGTTGATGTGACGCTCATCACCGACAACATGGCAGCGCAAGCGATCAAGGCGAAAGGCATTGGCGCCATCATCGTCGGCGCCGACCGGATCGCGCAAAACGGCGATACGGCGAACAAAATCGGCACGTTCGGCCTGGCCTTGCTCGCGAAGTCGTTTGACATTCCGTTTTACGTCGCTGCGCCGTTGTCCACGATCGATTTGACGACGAAAACAGGTGCGGACATCCCGATCGAAGAGCGCCATCCGGATGAAGTGACCCACATCGCCGGCGTGCGCATCGCCCCGGAAGGCGTCAACGTATACAATCCGGCGTTTGACGTAACGCCAAACGAACTCATTACCGCGATCATTACCGAAAAAGGCATCATTCGCGGCAATTACAACGCAACGCTGCCATCATTATTCACAAAGGAGGAGCAACATGAAACGATTTAA
- the mtnK gene encoding S-methyl-5-thioribose kinase, which yields MTTVQTSVYEPLTEPKAVSLAVRLGLFRDGAPLACREIGDGNLNLVFHIVDQETKQGVIIKQALPYAKVVGESWPLTLKRAVIESNALRTFASYVPQYVPKVYYSDESLAITVMEDLSRLQIARKGLIEGKTYPLLSQHIGEFVAKTAFYTSDFGMNQQEKKKLAQSFVNPELCKITEDLVFTDPFFDHETNNFEDELRPDVEALWRDDRLHLEAAKLKRKFLTEADVLLHGDLHTGSIFVSADETKVIDPEFAFYGPIGFDLGQFFANLLLNALSRSELERQPLFDHIDRTWDVFASVFSNLWRTESVETYAATPGLLEDVLRHAFIDAVGFAGCEVIRRTIGLAHVADLDGIEHKDERLVAKRHALRLGRRLIIERRVFTGTEDFRRLFAETEQ from the coding sequence ATGACCACTGTTCAAACATCGGTTTACGAACCGCTGACCGAACCGAAGGCGGTATCTCTCGCTGTCCGCCTCGGCCTATTCCGCGACGGAGCGCCGCTTGCCTGCCGCGAGATCGGCGACGGGAACTTGAACCTTGTTTTTCATATCGTCGATCAAGAAACGAAACAAGGCGTCATCATCAAACAAGCGTTGCCGTACGCCAAAGTGGTCGGCGAAAGCTGGCCGCTCACGTTAAAGCGCGCTGTCATTGAAAGCAACGCGCTGCGCACGTTTGCGAGCTACGTGCCGCAATACGTGCCGAAAGTCTACTATTCTGACGAATCGCTCGCCATTACGGTGATGGAAGACTTATCCCGTTTGCAAATCGCCCGCAAAGGGCTGATCGAAGGGAAAACGTATCCGCTTTTGTCCCAGCATATCGGCGAGTTTGTCGCCAAAACGGCATTTTATACGTCTGACTTCGGCATGAACCAGCAAGAGAAAAAGAAATTGGCGCAAAGCTTCGTCAATCCGGAACTGTGCAAAATTACCGAAGACCTCGTCTTCACCGACCCGTTTTTTGACCACGAAACGAACAACTTTGAAGACGAATTGCGCCCAGACGTTGAAGCGCTTTGGCGCGATGACCGACTCCACCTAGAAGCAGCAAAGCTGAAGCGCAAGTTTTTAACCGAAGCCGATGTGCTCTTGCATGGCGATTTGCATACCGGCAGCATTTTCGTAAGCGCCGACGAAACGAAAGTGATCGACCCAGAATTCGCCTTTTACGGTCCGATCGGGTTTGACCTTGGCCAATTTTTCGCCAATTTGCTGTTAAATGCGTTGTCCCGCTCTGAATTAGAGCGCCAACCGCTCTTTGACCACATCGACCGGACATGGGACGTCTTTGCGTCCGTGTTCTCAAACCTTTGGCGCACCGAGAGCGTGGAAACGTACGCCGCGACGCCGGGCTTGCTCGAGGACGTGCTCCGGCACGCGTTCATCGACGCCGTCGGCTTTGCCGGCTGCGAAGTCATCCGCCGGACGATCGGCCTCGCCCATGTGGCGGACCTTGACGGCATCGAGCACAAAGATGAACGGCTTGTTGCCAAACGGCATGCCCTCCGTCTCGGCCGCCGCTTGATCATTGAGCGCCGCGTGTTCACCGGAACGGAAGACTTCCGCCGCCTGTTTGCCGAAACGGAACAATAA
- a CDS encoding carbon-nitrogen family hydrolase, which translates to MTIRIACLQLDIAFGDPNENERCAESAIESAVKDGANIIVLPELWTTGYDLTRLDEIADEGAERAKAFASRLAQAHNIHLVAGSVAKKTTTGVTNTMIVADRSGQIVGEYSKLHLFQLMDEHLYLQPGSSLGLFSLDGLACAGVICYDIRFPEWIRAHALAGAEVLFVVAEWPLPRLHHWRTLLMARAIENQCYVVACNRAGRDPNNVFAGHSLVIDPWGEVIAEADEKPGILSADIDPALVADVRARIPVFADRRPHDYEAAKNFFKTY; encoded by the coding sequence ATGACGATCCGCATCGCCTGCCTCCAGCTTGATATTGCGTTTGGCGACCCGAACGAAAACGAACGGTGCGCGGAAAGCGCCATTGAATCGGCCGTCAAGGACGGCGCGAATATCATCGTGCTGCCGGAATTATGGACGACCGGCTACGATTTGACGCGCCTAGATGAGATTGCCGACGAAGGCGCCGAACGGGCGAAAGCGTTCGCCTCCCGCCTAGCGCAAGCACACAACATCCATCTCGTCGCCGGCTCGGTCGCTAAAAAAACAACAACCGGCGTGACGAACACGATGATCGTGGCCGACCGGAGCGGTCAAATCGTCGGCGAATACAGCAAACTCCATCTGTTCCAATTAATGGATGAACATTTGTATTTGCAGCCGGGAAGCAGCTTAGGCTTGTTTTCGCTCGACGGGCTTGCATGCGCCGGGGTCATTTGCTATGACATCCGCTTTCCGGAGTGGATTCGCGCCCATGCTTTGGCTGGGGCGGAAGTGCTGTTTGTCGTCGCCGAATGGCCGCTTCCCCGCCTGCACCATTGGCGGACGCTCTTGATGGCGCGGGCGATTGAAAACCAATGCTACGTCGTCGCCTGCAACCGGGCTGGCCGCGACCCGAACAACGTCTTTGCCGGCCATTCGCTCGTCATCGACCCATGGGGCGAAGTGATCGCCGAGGCGGACGAGAAGCCGGGCATTCTCTCGGCCGACATCGATCCCGCACTCGTTGCGGACGTCCGCGCGCGCATCCCGGTGTTTGCCGACCGCCGGCCGCACGACTACGAAGCGGCAAAAAATTTTTTCAAAACGTATTGA
- a CDS encoding pyridoxal phosphate-dependent aminotransferase: MTMEIPFSELLEQLPKQFFASLVAKVGEKIKAGCDVINLGQGNPDQPTPKHIVEAMQRAAANPKYHKYSPFQGYFFLKEAIAAFYAREYGVNVDPDREVAILFGGKAGLVELPLCLVNPGDVVLVPDPGYPDYWSGIALARARMEMMPLVAENGFLPDYEAIPAAVADRAKLMFLNYPNNPTGATATKEFFAETVAFAAKHGIAVVHDFAYGAIGFDGRKPVSFLEADGAKDVGVEIYTFSKTYNMAGWRVAFAVGNERIIRALELLQDHLYVSLFGAIQEAAAAALLGPQDCVTELVALYEARRNAFIAALCEIGWEAPAPYGSFFAWLPLPKGISSAEFADMLLERAHVAVAPGIGFGEHGEGYVRVGLLTDEARLREAAERIGRLGLFEKNF; the protein is encoded by the coding sequence ATGACGATGGAAATTCCTTTTTCCGAGCTGCTTGAGCAGCTGCCAAAGCAATTTTTCGCCTCGCTTGTCGCAAAAGTCGGGGAGAAAATCAAGGCCGGATGCGACGTGATCAATTTAGGGCAAGGCAACCCGGATCAGCCGACGCCAAAGCATATCGTTGAGGCGATGCAGCGGGCGGCGGCCAATCCGAAATACCATAAATATTCGCCATTTCAAGGCTACTTCTTTTTGAAAGAAGCCATTGCCGCGTTTTACGCGCGTGAATACGGGGTGAACGTCGATCCAGACCGCGAAGTCGCCATTTTGTTCGGCGGCAAGGCCGGGCTTGTCGAGCTGCCGCTTTGCCTCGTCAACCCGGGCGATGTGGTGCTTGTCCCGGACCCGGGCTATCCGGACTATTGGTCGGGGATCGCGCTTGCCCGCGCGCGGATGGAAATGATGCCGCTTGTTGCGGAAAACGGTTTTTTGCCGGACTATGAAGCCATTCCGGCGGCAGTGGCCGACCGAGCGAAGCTCATGTTTTTAAACTATCCGAACAATCCGACCGGTGCGACGGCGACAAAGGAATTTTTCGCGGAGACGGTGGCGTTTGCCGCCAAGCACGGCATTGCCGTCGTGCACGATTTCGCTTATGGGGCGATCGGCTTTGACGGCCGGAAACCGGTCAGCTTCCTGGAAGCCGATGGGGCGAAAGACGTCGGCGTCGAGATTTACACCTTTTCGAAAACATACAATATGGCCGGCTGGCGTGTGGCGTTTGCCGTCGGCAACGAGCGGATCATTCGGGCGCTTGAGCTTTTGCAGGATCATTTGTATGTCAGCTTGTTCGGCGCCATCCAGGAAGCGGCCGCCGCGGCGCTCCTTGGTCCGCAAGATTGTGTCACGGAGTTGGTCGCATTGTATGAGGCGCGCCGCAATGCGTTCATCGCTGCGCTCTGCGAGATCGGTTGGGAAGCGCCGGCGCCATATGGGTCGTTTTTCGCCTGGCTTCCGCTGCCAAAAGGCATATCATCCGCTGAGTTTGCCGACATGCTGCTTGAGCGGGCGCATGTCGCCGTCGCCCCAGGCATCGGGTTCGGCGAGCACGGCGAAGGGTATGTGCGCGTCGGCCTCTTGACCGATGAAGCGCGGCTTCGCGAAGCAGCGGAGCGGATCGGCCGCCTTGGATTGTTCGAAAAAAATTTTTGA
- the mtnW gene encoding 2,3-diketo-5-methylthiopentyl-1-phosphate enolase, with amino-acid sequence MSAVMATYLLHDETDIRKKAEGIALGLTIGTWTDLPALEQEQLRKHKGEVVAIEELGESERVNAYFGKRLKRAIVKIAYPTVNFSADLPALLVTTFGKLSLDGEVRLLDLEFPDEWKRQFPGPRFGIDGIRDRVGVHNRPLLMSIFKGMIGRDLAYLTSELKKQALGGVDLVKDDEILFDSELLPFEKRITEGKAALQEVYEQTGKRTLYAVNLTGKTFALKDKAKRAAELGADVLLFNVFAYGLDVLQALREDEEIAVPIMAHPAFSGAVTTSEFYGVAPSLWLGKLLRLAGADFVLFPSPYGSVALEREQALGIARALTDDQEPFARAFPVPSAGIHPGLVPLIIRDFGLDTIVNAGGGIHGHPDGAIGGGRAFRAAIDAVLAGRPLREAAAENEALQKAIDRWGVVEVEA; translated from the coding sequence ATGAGTGCAGTGATGGCAACGTATTTGCTTCATGATGAAACAGACATTCGGAAAAAGGCGGAAGGGATCGCGCTCGGCTTGACGATCGGCACGTGGACCGACTTGCCGGCGTTGGAGCAGGAGCAGCTTCGCAAACATAAAGGGGAAGTCGTCGCTATTGAAGAGCTTGGCGAAAGCGAGCGGGTAAACGCCTATTTCGGCAAGCGGCTGAAGCGGGCGATCGTCAAAATCGCCTACCCGACAGTCAACTTCAGCGCCGATTTGCCGGCATTGTTGGTCACGACGTTCGGCAAGCTGTCGCTCGACGGTGAAGTGCGGCTGCTTGATTTAGAGTTTCCGGATGAATGGAAGCGACAGTTTCCTGGGCCGCGCTTTGGCATCGACGGCATTCGCGACCGAGTCGGGGTGCATAACCGCCCACTGTTGATGAGCATTTTTAAAGGCATGATCGGCCGCGATTTGGCGTACTTGACGTCGGAATTGAAAAAACAGGCGCTCGGCGGCGTTGACCTGGTCAAAGACGATGAAATTTTGTTTGACAGCGAACTTCTTCCGTTTGAAAAGCGGATCACCGAGGGCAAGGCGGCGCTTCAGGAAGTGTACGAACAAACAGGCAAGCGGACGTTGTATGCCGTCAACTTGACCGGCAAAACGTTTGCGTTAAAGGACAAAGCGAAACGAGCCGCCGAGCTTGGCGCTGATGTGCTGTTGTTTAACGTCTTCGCTTATGGGCTTGACGTGTTGCAGGCGTTGCGCGAGGATGAGGAGATTGCGGTGCCGATTATGGCTCACCCGGCGTTCAGCGGCGCTGTTACGACGTCCGAATTTTATGGGGTGGCGCCTTCGCTTTGGCTTGGAAAGCTTTTGCGGCTCGCCGGCGCCGACTTTGTCCTGTTCCCGTCGCCGTATGGCAGCGTGGCCTTGGAGCGTGAGCAGGCGCTTGGCATCGCAAGGGCGCTCACCGACGACCAAGAGCCGTTTGCCCGGGCGTTTCCGGTGCCGTCGGCCGGCATTCACCCGGGATTGGTGCCGCTCATCATCCGCGATTTCGGCCTTGACACCATCGTCAACGCCGGCGGCGGCATTCACGGCCATCCGGACGGGGCGATCGGGGGCGGCCGGGCGTTTCGCGCGGCGATCGACGCGGTGTTGGCCGGCCGTCCGCTTCGTGAGGCGGCTGCAGAAAACGAAGCGCTGCAAAAAGCGATCGACCGCTGGGGCGTCGTTGAGGTGGAAGCATGA
- the mtnX gene encoding 2-hydroxy-3-keto-5-methylthiopentenyl-1-phosphate phosphatase, producing the protein MTKQLVLFCDFDGTITENDNIIAIMKQFAPPEWEALKDDILAERISVQEGVGKMFSLLPSTLKDEIVDFLRRTARLRAGFREFVAFTKERGIPLYIVSGGIDFFVYPLLEGLIEPERIFCNGSDFSGETIRITWPHACDGECQNGCGCCKPSLLRKLARPDGYHVVIGDSITDLAVAKQADYVLARDFLLQKCQELGLPHAPFATFFDVIDALQRMEVIV; encoded by the coding sequence ATGACGAAACAGCTCGTTCTCTTTTGTGATTTTGACGGCACCATTACGGAAAACGACAACATCATCGCGATTATGAAACAGTTCGCCCCGCCGGAGTGGGAGGCGTTAAAAGACGACATTCTCGCTGAGCGCATTTCTGTTCAGGAAGGAGTCGGGAAGATGTTTTCCCTCCTTCCGTCCACGTTGAAGGATGAAATTGTGGATTTCCTGCGGCGCACCGCTCGGTTGCGCGCGGGATTCCGAGAGTTTGTCGCGTTTACGAAAGAGCGAGGCATTCCGCTTTATATCGTCAGCGGCGGCATCGACTTTTTTGTCTATCCGCTGCTTGAAGGGCTCATTGAACCGGAGCGCATTTTTTGCAACGGCTCCGATTTCAGCGGTGAGACGATCCGCATCACATGGCCGCATGCGTGCGACGGTGAGTGCCAAAACGGCTGCGGCTGCTGCAAGCCATCGCTCCTTCGCAAGCTTGCCCGCCCGGACGGATACCATGTCGTCATTGGCGATTCGATTACGGATTTAGCGGTGGCGAAGCAAGCGGATTACGTGCTGGCGCGCGATTTTCTGCTCCAAAAATGCCAAGAGCTCGGCTTGCCGCATGCGCCGTTTGCAACGTTTTTTGACGTGATTGATGCGTTGCAGCGAATGGAGGTGATCGTATGA